One segment of Marvinbryantia formatexigens DSM 14469 DNA contains the following:
- a CDS encoding BlaI/MecI/CopY family transcriptional regulator: MVKLFDSELKIMEVLWREGDLPAAKIAAILQEETGWNRNTTYTVIKKCIEKGAVERYNPKFMCHALVSRQEVQSHETEELIDKMFNGSKKQFFAAFLSGASLSDEEITQLKEMVEKLK, encoded by the coding sequence ATGGTAAAATTATTCGATTCAGAATTAAAAATTATGGAAGTGCTCTGGCGGGAGGGGGATTTGCCGGCAGCGAAGATTGCAGCAATTTTGCAGGAGGAAACAGGATGGAATCGTAATACGACGTATACGGTAATCAAAAAGTGTATAGAAAAGGGGGCAGTGGAACGCTACAATCCTAAATTTATGTGCCATGCGCTGGTGAGCAGGCAGGAAGTACAGAGTCACGAAACAGAGGAGTTGATTGATAAAATGTTCAACGGCTCAAAGAAGCAGTTTTTTGCCGCATTTTTGTCGGGAGCATCATTGTCGGACGAGGAAATTACGCAGTTAAAGGAAATGGTAGAAAAGCTGAAATGA
- a CDS encoding M48 family metallopeptidase yields MSAENIRLNAAGNPDRREEGLPEYTVIRSRRKTMCLQVKGDGQTVVRVPLRMPERQIKDFVRRHESWIRQKQEAMQKRSARPEITQQERTEGIEAAKQYIPQRVAYFAQRMGVTYGRITIREQKTRWGSCSGKGNLNFNWKLMRMPPEALDYVVVHELAHRREMNHSARFWAIVEKELPDYRERRRMLREQ; encoded by the coding sequence ATGTCTGCGGAAAATATTAGGCTAAACGCTGCCGGAAATCCGGACAGACGGGAAGAAGGTCTGCCGGAATACACCGTTATCCGCTCGCGGCGGAAAACGATGTGTCTGCAGGTGAAGGGGGACGGGCAGACGGTGGTGCGGGTACCGCTGCGGATGCCGGAGCGGCAGATAAAAGATTTTGTGCGCAGGCATGAGAGCTGGATACGGCAAAAACAGGAAGCCATGCAGAAAAGAAGCGCCCGCCCCGAAATTACGCAGCAGGAGCGCACGGAAGGAATCGAAGCAGCAAAACAGTATATTCCGCAGCGGGTGGCATATTTTGCGCAGCGCATGGGTGTTACCTATGGGAGAATTACCATCCGGGAGCAGAAAACGCGCTGGGGAAGCTGCAGCGGCAAAGGTAATCTGAATTTTAACTGGAAGCTGATGCGGATGCCGCCGGAAGCGCTGGATTATGTGGTGGTGCACGAGCTGGCGCACCGCAGGGAAATGAACCACTCCGCGCGATTCTGGGCAATCGTGGAAAAGGAGCTGCCGGATTACCGGGAGCGGCGCAGAATGCTGAGGGAGCAATAA